The DNA segment GTTTGGACTGCAAGCCCAGCCAGGAAGTCGGTGTCCGGCGTAAAGCTTGGGGCAAATTCAGTGAGACATCAAGCCCACAATCATACCGATCGGCGGATTTTTTACAACGGCCAACCGATCCCGGCCTCCACTCATATAGGACACGACCCTGGATACGAACCGGAGACGCACGCAACACCTTGTAAAAAAAGGCTTTCAACGCCAAGCTGCCGGCCACGAGCAACCGCCGTGTCGATCGATATGCACGAGACTCCTCCGCATCCGCTTCACCCCGGCGGGCGTCCACCGTCTCAGTGTCCAGTCGATTTGATACTGCAAACCAACACTGTTGTATTTTGGATTTCATTTGATGCATCGTTACTACGGGCGTGGCCCCTCCGCGCCAGGCGAACCGCCTTTTCGCTGTGATGGTTTCGCGCGCGCCGGCGAGGTCGTCGACTCGACGGGCGAGCGGATCGCCCTGAGTCAACTGCCGGCTTTTCTGCGCGCGCTCCTGGTCACGGACGGCACAGTCACCAAGATCCTGGAAGCCTATTTCTGGGAGCCGGTGGTGGTCGATACCCTGGAGCAACGCTTCGAGGACGCGCAGGAACCCGTGCCCTGGCTCGGAGTCGAGCGTGGCGACCCCTGTCTGATTCGCGACGCCCAGCTACGCGGCACCGACAGCGGACGCCGTTTCGCCGAAGCCTTCTCACTGATCCGCACCCAGCTCATCCCGCCGGATTTCCGCCGGCGGCTCATCGATCGCGAGATCGGCATCGGCGTACTGATCCGGGACAGCGGACTGGAGAGCTATCGCGAGGTGCTGGACGTGGGGCTGGACCGGACGGCCGATGGTGAGACAGCGGTGTTTCGCACCTATCGCATCACCATCGACCATCGTCCGGTGATCCTGATCACCGAATACTTTCCAGTGGCGCTGTATCGCTGAGATCCCGGCGTCGCTCTCGTGTTCCTCAAGGCGTCTTCGTTGCGAAACCCGCGTGCTATAGTACGCGCCGCGAACGAGACCATTCGATTTTAGAGTTCGAGTATCGATGTCGACCGACACCCAACATGGCGAGTCGTCCCTGCTGATCCAGCTCCAGCATGGACTCAAGCGCGAGCAGTTCGAGCGCGCCCTGCACGATATCCGCGCCGGCTGGGACCGGCGCGAACTCTGGATGACGCTCGGACTCCAGGACGTGCGCCAGCGTTATCGGCGCTCCAAGCTTGGGCCGTTCTGGATCACGCTGTCGATGGCGATCATGGTGCTGGCGCTCGGGCTGCTCTATGGCCAGATCTTCGGCCAGGATCTGCACGACTATCTGCCCTTCCTGGCCGCCGGTTTCGTCATCTGGGGCATGATCGCGAGTCTGATCAACGACGGCTGCCAGTCCTTCATCCTCGCCGAGGGCATGATCCGCCAGCTCAACGCGCCGCTGTCGATCTATGCCTATCGCGGTCTCTGGTCGACCCTGATCGCCTTTGCCCACAACATCTGGGTCTTCCTGGGGGTTGCGCTCTGGTTCGGGGTTGATCTCAACTGGAACCTGCTGTGGGTGCCGGTCGCGCTCCTGGTGCTGTTGCTCAATGGGCTATGGATGGCGCTATTCCTGGGGCTGCTGAGCGCGCGCTTTCGCGACGTACCACTGATCATCGGCAGCATAGTGCAGGTGTTGTTCTTCATCACGCCGGTCATCTGGAAGCCCGACATGCTGCCGGGACGCGCGCTCTGGCTCGATCTCAACCCCTTCTACCATCTGGTCGAGATCATGCGCGCCCCGTTGCTCGGTCAACCACCGGCGCTCGGCAACTGGCTGACGGTCATCGCCATCACGGTCGTCGGCTGGGCGGTGGCGCTCTTCTTCTATTCGGCCTACCGCTGGCGCGTCGCCTACTGGGTTTGAGGGAGAGTATCTTGGCCTCGATCACGCTGGAGAACGTCTCGGTCTCCTTTCCCGTCTACAGCGCCTCGACGCGCTCGCTCAAGAATCGTCTGATCCAGAGCGCGACCGGCGGCCAGATCCGCGCCGACACGGTCTCGCAGCGCATCTCGGTGGTGCAGGCGTTGCAGGACATCAACGTCTCGCTCGAAGACGGCGACCGGCTCGGACTCATCGGCCACAACGGCGCCGGCAAGACCACGCTGCTGCGGGTGCTCAGCGAAATCTATGAACCGAACAGCGGGCGGGTGAAGGTCCAGGGTTCGACCGTGCCCCTGTTCGACATCGCACTCGGCATGAATCAGGAGAGCACCGGCTACGAGAACATCGTCCTGCGCGGACTCTTCCTTGGGTTGCCGCGCCGTAAGATCCGGGCCATGATGGACGAAATCGCCGAGTTCACCGAGCTGGGCGACTTCCTCAATCTGCCGATCCGCACCTATTCGGCGGGAATGCAGATGCGGCTGGCGTTCGCCGTCTCGACCTCGGTGGTGCCGGACATCCTGCTGCTCGACGAGGGCATCGGCGCCGGGGATGCGTCCTTCCTGCACAAGGCGCGCGAGCGTCTGGAACGCTTCACCGAGCGCGTCTCCATCATCGTGCTCTCTTCACATTCGGAAGACCTGGTACGCAGCATGTGCTCCAAGTCGCTGCTGATGGAGCATGGTCGCGTGGTCTTCGCCGGTCCGACCGACGAGGCGTTGGAGCGTTATCGGGCCATGCGCGGCTGGTGATCCGGCAAGCCCCCGCCCCTCGCGGGAGAGGGGTTGGGGAGAGGGTGAGAAGGAACCACCGTGGCTCGGTGGTTTTCGAGCCGTTGCTAACGGCTGACCTGATGCAGATGGAAGCGATGACGCAGGAAGCCCTGGAAGTGCTTGACCTCTTCCAGCGCCAGCTTCAGACGTCCGACCTCGATGCGGTTGAGATGGTCGAGCGGCAGATAGTTGGTCATCGGCTCGCCGCGTTCGAGCTTCAGCAACTGGGCGCGGAGGCGTAGCGCGATCAGGAAATCGAAGGCGGCCAGCAGGCTGTCGGCCTGATGCGCCTCCAGGATGCCGGCCTGCTGGAGTCCCCGCACCCGATCATGGGTGCGTCCCTCGCCGATGCCGGCCTGGAGCGCCATCGCCTTCAAGCCCTCGGTGATGGCGAAGACCCCCGCCTTCTTGACCTCGATGCAGCCGCGATGCGGGCCGCGCCGCTCGGTCTTGACCCGCCCGAACCAGTCGAGCGGCGGAAGGAAGGCCACGGCATTCGACACGCTATGGACCAGGAACAGGTTGTTGCCGTGCAGCTTAGCGATGATGTCGGCCTTGAGTTCCTGCTCGAACGATTCGTCGCCGTAGAGGGTGCGCAGGTCGAAGAACATGCTGCCCGCGAGGATGTTGGCGGGCGTCGGGGTGCGCAGCCATTTGTCGAGTATCTGCTTCCAGCCGCTGACACTGCGTCGCCACTCGGGATTCTTGGCCATGATGCCGCCCGAGCAGGCGGGCACGCCGATGTCGATCAGATTGTCGATCAGATCGACGCTGAAGGCGCGCAGTCGTTCCAGCTCGTCTTCGGACAGATCGTCGGCATAGACGATGGCGTTGTCCTGGTCGGTAGCCAGGGTCTGTTCGCGCCGTCCCTCGCTGCCGAGCACCAGGAAGGCGAAGCGGTCGGTGAGATCCGGATAGCGCGCGGCGCGCACCAGCTCGATGAGCCGGATCAGCAGCCGGTCATTGAGCAGGGCCACGGTCTGGACCAGATCGCGGGTCGCCACGCCGGTGCCGCGCAGATGGAGCACCAGATGTTCCATGCGCTCACGCAGCGTCTTGAGTTCCGCCGGGGTCTCCGCCTCCTCGATCTCCTTCATGAGTTGCTGGGGCGAGCGGCTGTGCAGACGCAGGGCATCTGTGTCGGTGACGATGCCGCGCAGTTTACCCTCGGCGTCGACCACGCACAGCCGATGGATGCGCCGCCGACTCATCAGATAGAGCGCCTCGAACAGATAGTCGCTCTCGCGGATGGTGACGAGCGGGCTGTTCATGATGTCGCGTGCGCAGCGTTCGCGCGGGTCGATGCCGGGGGCCACGACCTTGTTGCGCAGATCGCGGTCGGTGACGATGCCGACCGGTTCCTCGCCGTCGCGCACCAGCAGGCTGGAGATATTGCGCGCACGCATCAGCTCGGCGACCTCGATCAGCGGCAGATCCGGCGCGCAGGTCACGACATCCGTCTGGCAGATCTTGCTGACTGGGGTGAAGAAGACGTTTTCAGCGGACATGATGGCCTTCGTGTGTTGTGCCTTGGGTCCGAATGGTCAGGTTCGACCGACGCGAACGCAGGACGATGCACCAGCGTGAATTCTAATCCCATCAATCCCGAAAATCGTGTCGATCCTGTCTATTGTCGGGATCGATGGAGGATATAGCGTCGACGGCTACCAGCCGCCGGACGGCTTCACGCTGCCCGTGCCGCCGAGACGAACAGCCAAGCCCCAGCCAGATAGGCCGCCGCGATCACGCCGGCCGCCGCCTGTTCGGGCAGCCAGTGACCCGGGCCGAGCAGCAGCACCAGGGTCGCGCAGATGAGCAGGGTCGCGCCGCCGATGGACTTGAGCATGGCCCCGGAGGCCGTGGCCTGATGCTCCCGGACCTGAGCCTGATCGAACTTGGCACTGCGCACCTGCTTGTCGTAGGCCATGAGCATCCGATAGGCGATCAACGGCAGCTCAGGGGCCTGATCGGCAACCGAGTAGAGATTGCGCTTGGTGCGGTCGAACAGCCCCTTCAGCCCGACCTGATCCTTCATCCAGCGTTCCATATAGGGCTTGGCCGTGGTCCAGAGATCGAGTTCGGGATAGAGCTGACGTCCCAGTCCCTCGATGTTGAGCAGGGTCTTCTCCAACAACACGAGCTGCGGCTGGATCTCCATGTCGAAACGGCGCGCGGTCTGGAACAGCCGCACCAGGAAGTGACCGAACGAGATCTCGGCCAGCGGTTTTTCGAAAATCGGCTCACTGACGGTACGGATCGCCGCCTCGAATTCGTCGACCCGGGTGCCGGGCGGCACCCAGCCGGACTCGACATGCAGTTCGGCCACGCGCCTGTAGTCGCGCTCGAAGAAGGCGAGCAGGTTCTCGGCCAGATAGCGCTGATCCTCGGTCGTGAGCGTGCCGACGATGCCGAAGTCGATCGAGATATAGCGCCCCGACGGCTCGACGAAGATGTTGCCCGGATGCATGTCGGCGTGGAAGAAGTTGTCGCGGAACACCTGGGTGAAGAAGATCTCCACCCCGCGCTCGCCGAGCTGCTTCATGCTCACGCCCTGGGCCTTGAGTTTGTCGACCTCCCCGACCGGCGTGCCGTAGATGCGCTCCATCACCATGACGTTCGGCCGGGTCCAGTCCCAGTAGACCTCGGGGATGTAGAGCATCTCGCTGCCGAGCCAGTTGCGGCGCAGTTGCGAGGCATTGGCCGCCTCGCGCTGGAGATCCAGCTCGTCGTAGATGGTCTTCTCGTACTCGCGCACCACCTCGACCGGACGCAGACGGCGTCCGTCCTTCCAATAACGCTGCGCCAGATGCGCCACGGCATACATCAGGCTCAGATCCTGACGGATGGTACGCTCGATGCCGGGACGCAGCACCTTGACCACGACCTCGGTGCCGTCCTTCAGGCGCGCGGTATGCACCTGCGCGATCGAGGCCGAGGCCAGCGGCACCGGATCGAACTGATCGAGCACCTCTTCGATCGGTCGGCCCCAAGCCTTCTCGATCAGGGCGCGCGCCGCCTCGCCGCCGAAGGGCGGGACGCGATCCTGGAGCTTGGCCAGTTCCACCGCCAGATCATCGGGCAGCAGATCGCGCCGGGTCGAGAGGATCTGTCCGAACTTGACGAAGATCGGTCCCAGATCCTCCAGCACCAGCCGCACGCGCGCCGGATAGGGCGGCAGGTCGCGTTTGACCCAGTGCCAGGGCAGCAGATATTTGATCCAGCGCAGCGGCCGGAACAGATGGGTGGCGAGAATGACTTCGTCGAGACCGTGACGGAGCAGAACCCAATTGATGCGAAACAGACGCAGCGCCTGACGTGGACCCATCATGACTGGCGACCGGTCTCCTGAGCCTGTTTGGCGAGACGCTTGATCCGTGCGGCCAGACGCTCGACATCGTCGCGCAGGGTGTCGACCTGATTCAGGAACGCCTCGACCTCGTAGCGGGTCGGCAGCAGACGGCGTTCCTCTTGCAGATATTCGGTGAGATTGGCCATCATCGAGGCCGAGGTGCGCCGGCTCCAGTGCTCGGCCTCGCGCACCCGGTTGCCGACCTGACGCGCGAAGGGATCGCCGATGACGCGCGCCAGTTGTTCTTCCCAATCCACGTTCAGCCGCGCCAGCGCCGCGCTGAAGTCCTGGGCGAGCGCGGTGTCGCCCGAGATCTCGACCTCGCCGGAGACGAGCGAGGTCTCCTTGCGCTCGGCCATGCCCAGACGCGCCAGACCCAGCGGCGAGCCCTGGATCAGACAGTCCGGCTCGGCGTCATAGGCGCCGAAGAGTTGCAGACCGCGCGCGCCCGGAATGACGGTGATGCGGGTGCCGAAGCCCTTGACCTCGATGGCGATGATCCGCCCTTCGAGCGGATCGAAGGCGGCCGCGCCCTCGGGATCGAGCGCGAGATAGCGGTTGAGCGCCTGCTCGACGACCGCGAGCAGCGCATCCGGGATCTGGAGGCCGTCCGCGCTCATAGCTTGTACCCGCGATGGATGGCGACGATGCCGCCGGTATAGTTGAAGTATTCGCAACGCTCAAAGCTGGAGGCTTCCATCATCGAGCGCAGCGTCTCCTGATCCGGATGCATACGGATCGACTCGGCCAGATAGCGGTAGCTCTCGGAATCATTGGCCACCAGCTTGCCCAGCGTCGGCAGGACCGAGAAGGAGTAAGCGTCGTAGACCTTGCTCAGCGACTTGGTGGTCGGATGCGAGAACTCCAGGATCAGCGCCCGCCCGCCCGGCTTCAGCACCCGGAACATCTCGTCGAGCGCCTTCTGCTTGTGGGTGACGTTGCGCAGACCGAAACCGATGGTGACACAGTCGAACAGATCACTTTCAAAAGGGATCTGCTCGGCGTTGACCAGACTGTACCGGATATTGCCGACCCGACCGCGATCGAGCATCCGGGTCCGACCCTCGCCGAGCATGGCGGCGTTGATGTCGGTCATCACCACCAGCCCGTCCGGACCGACCAGACCCGAAAAGCGATAGGCCAGATCGCCGGTGCCCGAGGCCAGATCCAGCACCCGCTGCCCACGACGCACGCCCGATAGCTCGATCGCATGGCGTTTCCAGAGCCGATGGATGCCGAGCGACATCAGATCGTTCATCACATCGTAGCGGGTCGCGACCGAGTCGAAGACCTCGCGCACGCGCTTGGCCTTCTCCTGGACCGGCACCTGCTGATAGCCGAAATCGGTGGTGTTCTGATCGGACATGCTGTATCCCGGTGACGAATTGGGGTTCATGGGCGCGCACGCCCACGGCGATGGGCGCCTATCTTAAACCGTCGCAGTGGATCTTGGGTGATTGGCGCGCTCGTGGCTCGATCAGGACTGGAGTACTTTACGCGGATGGCCGGTCTGCTCGAGCTCGTCGAGATAGGCGTTCCAGCGCTGCTCGTACTCGGCGCCGAGGCGGTAGAGATAGTCCCAGGAATAGATACCGGTGTTGTGCTCGTCGTCGAAGTGCAGACAGACGGCATAGTTGCCGACCGGCTCGATGCGGTCGATGCCGACGTCTTCCTTGCCGACCTGGAGCACGCGCTCGTCGGGGCTATGACCCTGGACTTCCGCAGAGGGCGAATAGACGCGCAGATATTCGCACGGCAGCTTGAAGCGGGTGCCGTCCTCGTAGGCGATTTCGAGCACGCGGGATTGACGGTGCAGATTCAACTCTGTGGGTACTGGCATGATGTCTCGAATCCGTGGTCGGTGGTCTGGAACTAGAGGATGTAACGCGACAGATCCTCGTCGGCGGCGAGATCGGCCATGTTCTGGTCGACATAGGCGGCGTTGATGGTCACGGTCACGCGGTCGAGTTCGGTGGCGTTGTAGGAGACATCCTCCAGCAACCGCTCCAGGACCGTGTGCAGACGCCGCGCGCCGATGTTCTCGGTCTTCTCGTTGACCTGCCAGGCGATCTCGGCGATACGGCGGATGCCGTCCTCGGTGAACTCCAGGTTCACGCCCTCGGTGGCCAGCAGCGCCTTGTACTGGTCGGTGAGCGAGGCGTCCGGCTCGGTGAGGATGCGCACGAAGTCGTCCGTGCTCAGGGCCTTGAGCTCGACCCGGATCGGCAGTCGGCCCTGGAGTTCGGGGATCAGGTCCGAGGGCTTGGACAGATGGAAGGCGCCCGAGGCGATGAACAGGATATGGTCGGTGCGCACCGCGCCATGCTTGGTCGAGACCGTACTGCCCTCGACCAGCGGCAGCAGGTCGCGCTGCACGCCCTCGCGCGAGACGTCGACGCCGCTGGTGCCTTCGCGCTTGGCGACCTTGTCGATCTCGTCGATGAAGACGATGCCGTTCTGCTCGACGTTCTCCAGGGCGCGCAGTTTCATCTCTTCGTCGTTGACGCGCTTGGCGGCTTCCTCATCCTTCAGCAGTTTACGCGCGTCGCGGATGCGCAGCTTGCGCCGCTTGGTGCGGCTCTGACCGAGATTCTGGAACAGGCTCTGGAGCTGGTTCGACATCTCTTCCATGCCGGGCGGGGCCATGATCTCGACCCCGAGCGGCGCGGCCGAGACCTGGATCTCGATCTCGCGATCGTCCATGTCGCCGGAGCGCAGTTTGGCGCGCAGCTTTTCGCGCGTGGTCGAGCTGACCGTCGAGCGGCCGTCTTCCTCGAAGTTCGACGGCGGCGGCAGCAGCACGTCGAGAATCCGCTCCTCGGCGGCGGCTTCGGCGAGATCGGCGAGCTTGGCCATCTCCTGCTCGCGCGCCATCTTCACGCCGATGTCGGTCAGATCGCGGATGATCGAATCGACATCGCGTCCGACATAGCCGACTTCGGTGAACTTGGTCGCCTCGACCTTGATGAAGGGCGCGTTGGCGAGCTTGGCCAGCCGGCGGGCGATCTCGGTCTTGCCCACACCGGTCGGGCCGATCATGAGGATGTTCTTGGGCGTGATCTCGGAGCGCATCGGCTCTTCGATCTGGGCGCGGCGCCAGCGATTGCGCAGCGCGATGGCCACGGCGCGCTTGGCGTCACTCTGGCCGACGATGTGTTTGTCGAGTTCGGCGACGATGCGTTGGGGGGTGATTTCAGACATGGAAGCTGCTGGTCGATTGGGCCGGCCGGGGATTGTCGGTTGTCGTCAGTGTGAACACACGGATTTGGGCGACGGCTGGAGCGGATCCGGTCAATCCGTCTTGGCGTCCAACTCCTCGATGACGAGATTGTGGTTGGTGTAGACGCAGATGTCGGCGGCGATGTGGAGACTCTTTTCGACGATCTCGCGCGCCGGGAGTTCGGTGTTCGCGACCAGGGCGCGCGCGGCCGAGAGCGCGAATGAACCGCCCGAGCCGATGGCCATGATGTCCTGCTCGGGTTCGATGACGTCGCCCGTGCCGGAGAGGATGAGCGAGGTGGCGGCGTCGGCGATGCACAGCAGGGCTTCGAGCCGGCGCAGCATGCGGTCGGTGCGCCAGTCCTTCGCCATCTCGACCGCCGCGCGGGTCAGGTGGCCCTGATGTTTTTCGAGCTTGCCCTCGAAGCGCTCGAACAGGGTGAAGGCGTCGGCCGTGGCTCCGGCGAAGCCGGCCAGCACCCGCCCCTTGTAGAGCCGGCGCACCTTGCGCGCATTGCCCTTCATGACGGTCGGGCCGAGCGAGACCTGACCGTCGCCGCCGATCACGACCGTGTCGCCGCGTCGTACCGAGAGGATTGTCGTACCGCGAAGATTTTCCATTGAGCTTGACTGCCGAACACTGGATTGCGGATATCTTAATCGAAAAGCACCGCGATCCCGAAACGCGATCGTTGGCGATCAGTGGCTACGAAGCGCGCCGATAGTCGGCACGCGAGCCGGTCAGATCCCAGGCGAAGGTGCAATCCAGATGCGACAGCACCGAGATCAGCCCGCTCTCGCCGTCCTCGATCATGACCGCCACCGGGGCGCGGCGTCCGAACTGCTTGTTGGCGCGCCGCACCCAGAGCTTACGCATCTCGGGATTGCGCGGGAAATAGGTGTGGAGCGCCTGCTCGATACGGTTCAGATAGGCGACACGCCGGTTGACCGCCGGATCGTCGGGAAAGACGTCCTGATCGTGGAAGCGCCCGATGTGGCGAGCCTTGATCGTCTGCGGCAGTTGCAGCAGAACGGCGATGTCGTGCGCCGCCAGTCCCCAGTCCTCCAGGAGTTGCATGGTGCGCCGGGTCAGCAGCAGACGTTCGTCGAGTGTGAGATCGGTCATGGGCAGCCTCTCGATCCTGATGTGTTTACGGTCGTGGACGCGATTCAGTCGTTGAAATGGCGTCGATATGACCGAGTTCCAAGCTCAGGATCGCGTGATGCGCGTGATGCGATCGACCAGCGGGATGAGCCGCACCCGACGCATGATGCGCGCCAGATGATGGCGGCT comes from the Allochromatium tepidum genome and includes:
- a CDS encoding chorismate--pyruvate lyase family protein; its protein translation is MHRYYGRGPSAPGEPPFRCDGFARAGEVVDSTGERIALSQLPAFLRALLVTDGTVTKILEAYFWEPVVVDTLEQRFEDAQEPVPWLGVERGDPCLIRDAQLRGTDSGRRFAEAFSLIRTQLIPPDFRRRLIDREIGIGVLIRDSGLESYREVLDVGLDRTADGETAVFRTYRITIDHRPVILITEYFPVALYR
- a CDS encoding ABC transporter permease gives rise to the protein MSTDTQHGESSLLIQLQHGLKREQFERALHDIRAGWDRRELWMTLGLQDVRQRYRRSKLGPFWITLSMAIMVLALGLLYGQIFGQDLHDYLPFLAAGFVIWGMIASLINDGCQSFILAEGMIRQLNAPLSIYAYRGLWSTLIAFAHNIWVFLGVALWFGVDLNWNLLWVPVALLVLLLNGLWMALFLGLLSARFRDVPLIIGSIVQVLFFITPVIWKPDMLPGRALWLDLNPFYHLVEIMRAPLLGQPPALGNWLTVIAITVVGWAVALFFYSAYRWRVAYWV
- a CDS encoding ABC transporter ATP-binding protein, coding for MQALQDINVSLEDGDRLGLIGHNGAGKTTLLRVLSEIYEPNSGRVKVQGSTVPLFDIALGMNQESTGYENIVLRGLFLGLPRRKIRAMMDEIAEFTELGDFLNLPIRTYSAGMQMRLAFAVSTSVVPDILLLDEGIGAGDASFLHKARERLERFTERVSIIVLSSHSEDLVRSMCSKSLLMEHGRVVFAGPTDEALERYRAMRGW
- a CDS encoding DUF294 nucleotidyltransferase-like domain-containing protein, whose amino-acid sequence is MSAENVFFTPVSKICQTDVVTCAPDLPLIEVAELMRARNISSLLVRDGEEPVGIVTDRDLRNKVVAPGIDPRERCARDIMNSPLVTIRESDYLFEALYLMSRRRIHRLCVVDAEGKLRGIVTDTDALRLHSRSPQQLMKEIEEAETPAELKTLRERMEHLVLHLRGTGVATRDLVQTVALLNDRLLIRLIELVRAARYPDLTDRFAFLVLGSEGRREQTLATDQDNAIVYADDLSEDELERLRAFSVDLIDNLIDIGVPACSGGIMAKNPEWRRSVSGWKQILDKWLRTPTPANILAGSMFFDLRTLYGDESFEQELKADIIAKLHGNNLFLVHSVSNAVAFLPPLDWFGRVKTERRGPHRGCIEVKKAGVFAITEGLKAMALQAGIGEGRTHDRVRGLQQAGILEAHQADSLLAAFDFLIALRLRAQLLKLERGEPMTNYLPLDHLNRIEVGRLKLALEEVKHFQGFLRHRFHLHQVSR
- the ubiB gene encoding ubiquinone biosynthesis regulatory protein kinase UbiB; amino-acid sequence: MMGPRQALRLFRINWVLLRHGLDEVILATHLFRPLRWIKYLLPWHWVKRDLPPYPARVRLVLEDLGPIFVKFGQILSTRRDLLPDDLAVELAKLQDRVPPFGGEAARALIEKAWGRPIEEVLDQFDPVPLASASIAQVHTARLKDGTEVVVKVLRPGIERTIRQDLSLMYAVAHLAQRYWKDGRRLRPVEVVREYEKTIYDELDLQREAANASQLRRNWLGSEMLYIPEVYWDWTRPNVMVMERIYGTPVGEVDKLKAQGVSMKQLGERGVEIFFTQVFRDNFFHADMHPGNIFVEPSGRYISIDFGIVGTLTTEDQRYLAENLLAFFERDYRRVAELHVESGWVPPGTRVDEFEAAIRTVSEPIFEKPLAEISFGHFLVRLFQTARRFDMEIQPQLVLLEKTLLNIEGLGRQLYPELDLWTTAKPYMERWMKDQVGLKGLFDRTKRNLYSVADQAPELPLIAYRMLMAYDKQVRSAKFDQAQVREHQATASGAMLKSIGGATLLICATLVLLLGPGHWLPEQAAAGVIAAAYLAGAWLFVSAARAA
- a CDS encoding ubiquinone biosynthesis accessory factor UbiJ is translated as MSADGLQIPDALLAVVEQALNRYLALDPEGAAAFDPLEGRIIAIEVKGFGTRITVIPGARGLQLFGAYDAEPDCLIQGSPLGLARLGMAERKETSLVSGEVEISGDTALAQDFSAALARLNVDWEEQLARVIGDPFARQVGNRVREAEHWSRRTSASMMANLTEYLQEERRLLPTRYEVEAFLNQVDTLRDDVERLAARIKRLAKQAQETGRQS
- the ubiE gene encoding bifunctional demethylmenaquinone methyltransferase/2-methoxy-6-polyprenyl-1,4-benzoquinol methylase UbiE yields the protein MSDQNTTDFGYQQVPVQEKAKRVREVFDSVATRYDVMNDLMSLGIHRLWKRHAIELSGVRRGQRVLDLASGTGDLAYRFSGLVGPDGLVVMTDINAAMLGEGRTRMLDRGRVGNIRYSLVNAEQIPFESDLFDCVTIGFGLRNVTHKQKALDEMFRVLKPGGRALILEFSHPTTKSLSKVYDAYSFSVLPTLGKLVANDSESYRYLAESIRMHPDQETLRSMMEASSFERCEYFNYTGGIVAIHRGYKL
- a CDS encoding gamma-butyrobetaine hydroxylase-like domain-containing protein translates to MPVPTELNLHRQSRVLEIAYEDGTRFKLPCEYLRVYSPSAEVQGHSPDERVLQVGKEDVGIDRIEPVGNYAVCLHFDDEHNTGIYSWDYLYRLGAEYEQRWNAYLDELEQTGHPRKVLQS
- the hslU gene encoding ATP-dependent protease ATPase subunit HslU, whose translation is MSEITPQRIVAELDKHIVGQSDAKRAVAIALRNRWRRAQIEEPMRSEITPKNILMIGPTGVGKTEIARRLAKLANAPFIKVEATKFTEVGYVGRDVDSIIRDLTDIGVKMAREQEMAKLADLAEAAAEERILDVLLPPPSNFEEDGRSTVSSTTREKLRAKLRSGDMDDREIEIQVSAAPLGVEIMAPPGMEEMSNQLQSLFQNLGQSRTKRRKLRIRDARKLLKDEEAAKRVNDEEMKLRALENVEQNGIVFIDEIDKVAKREGTSGVDVSREGVQRDLLPLVEGSTVSTKHGAVRTDHILFIASGAFHLSKPSDLIPELQGRLPIRVELKALSTDDFVRILTEPDASLTDQYKALLATEGVNLEFTEDGIRRIAEIAWQVNEKTENIGARRLHTVLERLLEDVSYNATELDRVTVTINAAYVDQNMADLAADEDLSRYIL
- the hslV gene encoding ATP-dependent protease subunit HslV, with amino-acid sequence MENLRGTTILSVRRGDTVVIGGDGQVSLGPTVMKGNARKVRRLYKGRVLAGFAGATADAFTLFERFEGKLEKHQGHLTRAAVEMAKDWRTDRMLRRLEALLCIADAATSLILSGTGDVIEPEQDIMAIGSGGSFALSAARALVANTELPAREIVEKSLHIAADICVYTNHNLVIEELDAKTD
- a CDS encoding DUF2384 domain-containing protein; the protein is MTDLTLDERLLLTRRTMQLLEDWGLAAHDIAVLLQLPQTIKARHIGRFHDQDVFPDDPAVNRRVAYLNRIEQALHTYFPRNPEMRKLWVRRANKQFGRRAPVAVMIEDGESGLISVLSHLDCTFAWDLTGSRADYRRAS